The following are encoded together in the Citrobacter arsenatis genome:
- a CDS encoding ABC transporter substrate-binding protein, which translates to MRYCLLCLSLLLCPLATFAQDASWQQIKNDARGQTVWFNAWGGDNAVNQYLDWVSGEMKTHYAINLKIVRLADAADAVKRIQTEAASGRKTGGAVDLLWVNGENFRTLKEAGLLQTQWAQTLPNWRYVDTQKPVTEDFSVPTEGAESPWGGAQLTFIARRDLTAQPPLSPQALLEFAQAHPGTVSYPRPPDFTGTAFLEQLLISLTTKPQALKIAPDATTFADVTAPLWHYLDALHPALWREGKDFPPTPARMDALLNSGVLRLSLTFNPAHAQQKVASGELPKSSYSFGFSQGMLGNVHFVTIPANARASAGAKVVANFLLSPQAQLRKADPTVWGDPSVLDPQKLPDEQRNALLARIPQGLPAVLPEPHAAWVNALEQEWLRRYGTH; encoded by the coding sequence ATGCGTTACTGCTTATTGTGCCTGAGTTTATTGCTCTGTCCGCTGGCGACGTTTGCCCAGGACGCCAGCTGGCAGCAAATCAAAAATGACGCCCGCGGTCAGACGGTGTGGTTCAACGCCTGGGGTGGCGACAATGCAGTTAACCAGTATCTCGACTGGGTTAGCGGTGAGATGAAAACGCACTACGCCATTAACCTGAAAATCGTACGCCTGGCGGATGCCGCCGACGCCGTAAAACGTATCCAGACGGAAGCGGCCTCCGGGCGAAAAACCGGCGGCGCTGTCGATTTACTGTGGGTGAATGGCGAAAACTTCCGCACGCTGAAAGAAGCCGGGCTGCTGCAAACTCAGTGGGCGCAAACGCTGCCGAACTGGCGCTATGTTGATACCCAAAAACCGGTGACCGAAGATTTCTCCGTTCCAACGGAGGGGGCTGAATCACCGTGGGGCGGCGCACAGCTAACGTTTATTGCGCGGCGCGATCTCACCGCGCAACCGCCGCTATCTCCGCAGGCACTGCTTGAGTTTGCCCAGGCGCACCCTGGCACGGTGAGCTATCCACGCCCGCCAGATTTTACCGGAACAGCGTTTCTTGAGCAGTTGTTAATATCGCTCACCACCAAACCGCAAGCACTGAAAATCGCTCCCGATGCAACCACCTTCGCCGATGTTACCGCCCCGTTATGGCACTATCTTGATGCGTTGCATCCTGCTTTGTGGCGCGAAGGCAAAGACTTTCCGCCCACGCCTGCGCGAATGGATGCGCTGCTTAATAGTGGCGTACTGCGTTTATCATTGACCTTTAACCCTGCCCACGCGCAGCAAAAAGTGGCCAGCGGTGAGTTGCCCAAAAGCAGCTATAGTTTTGGTTTCTCACAGGGCATGCTCGGCAACGTGCATTTTGTCACCATTCCGGCGAATGCGCGTGCCAGCGCCGGAGCGAAAGTCGTGGCAAACTTCCTGCTTTCGCCCCAAGCGCAACTGCGTAAAGCTGACCCGACTGTCTGGGGAGATCCCTCGGTGCTTGATCCACAAAAATTGCCTGACGAACAGCGTAATGCGCTACTGGCACGGATCCCACAAGGACTCCCTGCCGTGCTGCCGGAACCGCATGCAGCCTGGGTAAACGCTCTGGAACAAGAATGGCTACGCCGCTACGGTACGCATTAA
- the xthA gene encoding exodeoxyribonuclease III has translation MKFVSFNINGLRARPHQLAAIVEKHQPDVIGLQETKVHDDMFPLEEVAKLGYNVFYHGQKGHYGVALLTKETPIAVRRGFPGDGEEAQRRIIMAEIPSPLGSITVINGYFPQGESRDHETKFPAKAAFYQNLQNYLETELKRDNPVLIMGDMNISPTDLDIGIGEENRKRWLRTGKCSFLPEEREWMERLLGWGLVDTYRHAYPEKNDQFSWFDYRSKGFDDNRGLRIDLLLASTPLAERCEETGIDYEIRSMEKPSDHAPVWAKFRV, from the coding sequence ATGAAATTTGTCTCTTTTAATATCAACGGCCTGCGCGCCCGTCCCCATCAACTGGCAGCCATTGTCGAAAAACACCAACCGGATGTTATTGGCTTACAGGAGACAAAAGTCCACGACGATATGTTCCCTCTTGAAGAGGTAGCCAAGCTCGGTTACAACGTCTTTTATCACGGTCAGAAAGGTCATTACGGCGTGGCGCTGTTAACGAAAGAAACGCCGATCGCGGTGCGTCGTGGCTTCCCTGGCGATGGCGAAGAAGCACAGCGTCGTATCATCATGGCGGAAATTCCGTCCCCGCTGGGCAGCATCACGGTGATCAACGGCTATTTCCCGCAGGGCGAAAGCCGCGACCACGAAACGAAATTCCCGGCCAAAGCCGCGTTTTATCAGAATCTGCAAAATTATCTGGAGACTGAACTGAAACGCGATAATCCTGTGCTGATTATGGGCGATATGAATATCAGCCCAACCGACCTCGATATTGGCATCGGTGAAGAGAACCGTAAACGCTGGCTGCGTACCGGTAAATGTTCCTTCCTGCCGGAAGAGCGCGAGTGGATGGAACGCCTGCTGGGCTGGGGTCTGGTAGATACCTATCGCCACGCTTATCCTGAAAAGAACGACCAGTTCTCGTGGTTTGATTACCGCTCAAAAGGCTTTGACGATAACCGTGGCCTGCGTATCGATCTGCTGCTGGCGAGCACCCCACTGGCGGAGCGCTGCGAAGAAACCGGCATCGACTATGAAATTCGCAGCATGGAAAAACCGTCCGATCATGCGCCTGTATGGGCTAAATTCCGCGTCTGA
- a CDS encoding TVP38/TMEM64 family protein gives MLIVTVLFCILAGVFHHYGLTDLITNFHHLQDVIRQSGMFGYTLYILLFIVAALCLIPGSILVIVGGVLFGPVTGTLISLVAATVASALSFLLARWLGRDLLQKYVGHTATFQAIEKGIAHSGIDFLILTRLVPLFPYNLQNYAYGLTAIPFWSFTVISAVTTLPGIFIYTLMSHELASEGISWTFIAKLSIAGLALFMLVQAAKAWARFKHVDPSSRHECAGKCSK, from the coding sequence CTGCTAATTGTCACGGTATTATTCTGCATTCTGGCGGGAGTTTTCCATCATTATGGTCTGACCGACCTGATAACCAATTTCCATCATTTACAAGATGTCATCCGCCAAAGCGGTATGTTTGGCTATACGCTTTATATCCTGCTGTTTATTGTTGCTGCGCTGTGCCTTATCCCTGGCAGTATTCTGGTGATCGTCGGTGGGGTGCTGTTTGGCCCGGTGACAGGTACGCTCATCTCGTTAGTGGCGGCAACCGTTGCCTCGGCGCTGTCGTTTTTGCTGGCTCGCTGGCTTGGTCGGGATCTGCTGCAAAAATACGTTGGGCACACAGCGACGTTTCAGGCTATCGAAAAAGGCATTGCCCATAGCGGAATAGACTTTCTGATCCTGACCCGGCTCGTGCCGCTGTTCCCCTACAATTTGCAAAATTACGCCTATGGGCTGACGGCGATTCCGTTCTGGTCATTTACCGTGATATCTGCGGTAACCACCTTGCCCGGCATCTTTATCTATACGCTGATGTCGCACGAACTGGCCAGCGAAGGGATTAGCTGGACATTTATCGCTAAGCTCAGCATTGCGGGGCTAGCGCTGTTTATGCTCGTCCAGGCCGCCAAAGCCTGGGCCCGGTTTAAGCATGTTGATCCGTCGTCTCGTCATGAGTGCGCAGGTAAATGTTCAAAATGA
- a CDS encoding TVP38/TMEM64 family protein: MFKMNKSQLTRYYRVSLLALLLLALIAWAWIPGVSDFLHGSLAAFTTIDQHAVENFIRSYGTQAAVVSFFLMILQAIVAPLPAFVITFANASLFGAFWGGVLSWSSAMAGAALCFFIARILGRGAVEKLTGKTVLNHMDAFFERYGKHTILVCRLLPFVPFDPVSYAAGLTSIRFRHFFIATGIGQLPATIVYSWAGSLLTGGTFWFVTGLFVLFALSVAISVARSLYLEHQQKKS, translated from the coding sequence ATGTTCAAAATGAATAAATCGCAACTGACACGCTATTACCGGGTAAGCTTGCTCGCCCTGCTGCTGCTCGCGCTAATCGCATGGGCGTGGATACCAGGCGTGAGCGACTTTCTCCACGGCAGCCTGGCGGCATTTACCACGATCGATCAGCATGCTGTTGAGAATTTCATTCGTTCTTACGGAACCCAGGCCGCGGTGGTGTCGTTCTTCCTGATGATCCTGCAGGCCATCGTCGCGCCGCTTCCCGCCTTTGTTATTACGTTTGCCAATGCCTCGCTGTTTGGCGCATTTTGGGGCGGCGTACTGTCCTGGAGCAGCGCAATGGCAGGTGCGGCGCTGTGCTTTTTTATTGCCCGTATTTTAGGTCGCGGCGCAGTGGAAAAACTGACCGGAAAAACGGTGCTGAACCACATGGACGCTTTTTTCGAGCGCTATGGCAAGCATACAATTCTGGTCTGTCGCCTGTTACCTTTTGTTCCCTTCGACCCGGTAAGTTATGCAGCAGGACTAACCTCGATCCGTTTTCGCCATTTTTTTATTGCCACCGGCATTGGACAATTACCCGCCACTATCGTCTATTCATGGGCGGGTAGCCTGTTAACCGGCGGCACATTTTGGTTTGTGACCGGCCTGTTCGTTCTGTTCGCCCTGAGTGTGGCGATATCCGTAGCGAGAAGCCTTTATCTTGAGCATCAACAGAAAAAAAGCTGA